The following coding sequences are from one Bacteroidales bacterium window:
- a CDS encoding CPBP family intramembrane metalloprotease, which produces MYFQKASEGQNQFWRYAVTVLLVIVFSQVLGSIPILLAFLFRGFSAAGPPATANPLDFASWGINPNVGLLLIIFPFAMGLIGLWTGIRFIHNKPFKAVLTGYENVRVNRILQGFLLWFLLMGVSLIVHLLIEKESFVLQFSPVLFLQLILVAFLFLPLQTSFEEILFRGYFMQGFGLLFRNRWLPLLVTSLIFGLLHFFNPEVKEFGFWLTMPQYIGWGLFLGLLVVLDGGLELPLGIHAANNIFISLFVTHKSSALQTPSLFRVTSINPAYDMVEFFLMTVLFLILAQWLYRWNSWKKLTGSI; this is translated from the coding sequence ATGTATTTTCAAAAAGCTTCTGAAGGACAAAATCAATTCTGGCGATATGCCGTAACAGTTCTTCTTGTCATTGTTTTTTCCCAGGTCCTCGGATCCATTCCCATCTTACTGGCTTTCCTGTTCAGAGGGTTTTCGGCCGCTGGTCCTCCAGCAACTGCTAATCCCCTCGACTTTGCTTCCTGGGGTATCAACCCGAACGTCGGACTTCTTTTGATCATCTTCCCCTTTGCGATGGGTTTGATTGGTTTATGGACCGGCATACGTTTTATTCATAACAAACCATTTAAGGCGGTACTGACCGGTTACGAAAATGTAAGGGTGAACAGGATTTTACAGGGGTTCCTTCTCTGGTTCCTTTTAATGGGTGTTTCATTGATTGTCCATCTGCTCATTGAGAAGGAGAGCTTTGTATTGCAATTCAGCCCGGTGCTCTTTTTACAGCTTATACTGGTTGCCTTTTTGTTTCTCCCGTTGCAAACCAGTTTTGAGGAAATCCTTTTCCGGGGCTATTTCATGCAGGGCTTTGGATTGTTGTTCCGCAACCGGTGGCTTCCCCTGTTGGTTACATCTTTGATATTCGGACTGCTGCATTTTTTTAATCCTGAAGTAAAGGAGTTTGGTTTCTGGCTCACCATGCCGCAATATATAGGATGGGGATTGTTTCTGGGTCTGCTGGTGGTTCTTGACGGCGGACTGGAACTTCCGCTTGGCATCCATGCGGCTAACAATATTTTTATTTCGCTGTTCGTAACCCACAAAAGTTCGGCATTGCAGACGCCCTCCCTGTTCAGGGTCACAAGCATTAATCCGGCATATGACATGGTTGAATTTTTTCTGATGACTGTTCTTTTCCTCATTCTTGCCCAGTGGTTGTACCGATGGAATTCATGGAAGAAACTGACAGGAAGTATTTGA
- a CDS encoding dihydrofolate reductase: MRREDDFYRPLEQFADVRILRYRVDGFEELPLQTKKLLYFLSRAALSGRDIIYDQNGKFNLLIRHTLETIYKTFRGKRDSDDFRQFETYLKRIWFANGIYHHYSNDKLQPGFSEEYFRNLLEESDVSLIPVQPENLLKTLLPLLFRPEVLPKKVDFSPDRDKLLHSAVNFYEHVTENEALAFYRAMLEQAGERPVSVGLNSKLVKENGQLKECFWKAGGMYDKAIVRIIYWLSKAMEVASYEQKEIIRTLVDFYTSGDLAMFDRYNIFWVKETSQPVDFINGFIETYNDPLGFKATWESVVYIIDEESTRRTQILAAHAQWFEDHSPVDIRFKKKAVTGISARTVHVCMLGGDCHPATPIGINLPNSDWIRKEHGSKSVTLSNITEAYHYASLHDGFLEEFASSKEEVELIKKYGLLADNLHTDMHECLGHGSGQLLPGVRPDALMQYHSVIEETRADLYALYFMYHPKVLELGLLPHQDAARAEYMAYIRAGLFTQLVRVEYGKPIEEAHMRNRALIARWCFEQGKDKGIIRQYSKGGKTYFLVQDFESLQQLFG; this comes from the coding sequence ATGAGGAGGGAAGATGATTTTTACAGGCCTCTTGAGCAGTTTGCCGATGTAAGAATACTTCGTTACCGCGTTGATGGTTTTGAAGAACTGCCTCTGCAGACAAAAAAACTGCTGTATTTTCTTTCCCGTGCTGCTCTTAGCGGCCGGGATATCATCTATGACCAGAATGGCAAATTCAATCTGCTGATACGACATACACTGGAAACGATCTACAAGACTTTCAGGGGAAAGAGAGATTCAGATGATTTCAGGCAATTTGAAACGTATTTGAAAAGAATATGGTTTGCCAATGGCATTTACCACCATTATTCCAATGACAAACTTCAGCCGGGATTTTCAGAAGAGTATTTCCGGAATCTGCTCGAGGAAAGCGATGTGTCATTAATCCCGGTCCAGCCTGAAAATCTGTTGAAAACATTACTTCCCTTGCTGTTCCGCCCGGAAGTGCTTCCCAAAAAGGTTGATTTCTCGCCTGACCGGGACAAACTGCTTCATTCGGCCGTTAACTTTTACGAACATGTTACTGAAAATGAAGCACTGGCATTTTACAGGGCCATGCTGGAGCAGGCGGGAGAACGTCCAGTATCAGTAGGCCTAAACAGCAAACTGGTCAAAGAAAACGGGCAATTAAAGGAATGTTTCTGGAAAGCGGGAGGCATGTATGACAAAGCCATAGTACGCATCATCTACTGGCTCAGCAAAGCCATGGAGGTTGCATCCTATGAGCAAAAGGAGATTATCCGCACCCTGGTTGATTTTTATACTTCCGGCGACCTGGCAATGTTTGACAGGTACAATATTTTCTGGGTTAAAGAAACCTCCCAACCGGTTGATTTTATAAACGGGTTTATTGAAACCTACAATGATCCACTTGGATTTAAAGCAACATGGGAATCGGTGGTTTATATAATAGATGAAGAATCAACCAGGCGGACACAAATTCTTGCAGCCCATGCACAATGGTTTGAAGACCACTCACCGGTGGACATCCGTTTCAAAAAGAAAGCAGTTACAGGAATTTCAGCCAGAACGGTACATGTTTGTATGCTGGGAGGAGATTGCCATCCGGCCACTCCGATCGGGATCAATCTTCCTAACAGCGACTGGATCAGAAAGGAGCATGGTTCAAAGTCTGTGACACTGAGCAACATCACGGAAGCATATCATTACGCTTCGCTGCATGACGGATTTCTGGAAGAATTTGCTTCCAGTAAGGAAGAAGTTGAACTGATAAAAAAGTATGGATTGCTGGCCGACAATCTGCATACCGACATGCATGAATGTCTGGGACATGGTTCAGGGCAATTGCTTCCCGGTGTGCGGCCGGATGCGCTCATGCAGTATCACTCGGTAATAGAAGAAACACGGGCAGACCTGTATGCATTGTATTTCATGTATCATCCGAAAGTTCTTGAACTGGGGCTTTTACCCCATCAGGATGCGGCGCGGGCTGAATACATGGCCTACATCAGGGCCGGTCTTTTTACGCAACTGGTGCGCGTGGAATACGGAAAGCCGATTGAAGAAGCGCATATGCGAAACAGGGCACTCATTGCACGCTGGTGTTTTGAGCAAGGAAAGGATAAAGGAATTATACGCCAGTATAGCAAAGGGGGAAAAACGTATTTTCTCGTTCAGGATTTTGAATCGTTGCAGCAGTTGTTTGG
- a CDS encoding alpha/beta hydrolase, which translates to MTPSRSQDSIYLWTQGAPGALGDKPEDKPCLFIYRAPAELASGAAVIICPGGGYVGLSMDHEGKQIAQWFNRHGVTAFVLRYRLSRWDFKKYMHPIQMMDGLRAVRLVRYNAETFGIDPHRIGIMGFSAGGHLASTVGTHFDGGDPKAPDPVDRTSSRPDFMILGYPVISFTTEYTHRGSREHLIGKDLNPELARYLSNELQVTTLTPPTFLFHTDEDDGVPPENSVLFYLALRKANVPAELHIYQKGKHGVGFAPNDPVLSTWADRLADWMKINGWMK; encoded by the coding sequence ATGACACCTTCAAGATCGCAGGATTCCATTTATCTCTGGACTCAGGGTGCTCCGGGCGCTCTCGGCGACAAACCCGAAGATAAACCCTGTCTGTTTATCTACCGTGCCCCTGCGGAATTGGCCAGCGGAGCGGCTGTGATTATCTGTCCGGGCGGAGGATATGTCGGGCTTTCCATGGATCATGAAGGAAAACAGATAGCACAATGGTTTAACCGGCATGGCGTCACCGCCTTTGTGCTCCGGTACCGCCTCAGCAGATGGGATTTTAAAAAGTACATGCATCCCATTCAGATGATGGATGGCCTTAGGGCCGTGAGGCTCGTGCGTTACAATGCCGAAACGTTCGGAATTGATCCGCACCGGATAGGGATTATGGGCTTTTCGGCAGGGGGGCATCTTGCTTCGACGGTTGGAACACATTTCGACGGCGGGGATCCTAAAGCCCCTGACCCTGTTGACCGGACAAGCTCACGGCCCGATTTTATGATCCTCGGATATCCGGTTATCAGTTTTACCACAGAATACACCCACAGAGGTTCCCGTGAACATTTAATCGGAAAAGACCTGAATCCTGAACTTGCCCGCTACCTGAGCAATGAGCTTCAGGTAACAACCCTTACTCCACCGACCTTTCTGTTCCATACCGATGAAGACGACGGCGTACCTCCTGAAAACAGTGTACTTTTTTACCTCGCACTTCGGAAAGCCAATGTACCTGCCGAGTTACATATTTACCAGAAAGGAAAACATGGCGTAGGATTTGCCCCGAATGACCCGGTGCTTTCTACCTGGGCTGACCGGCTGGCCGACTGGATGAAGATAAACGGATGGATGAAATAA